Proteins encoded together in one Chitinophaga sp. LS1 window:
- a CDS encoding NADP-dependent isocitrate dehydrogenase, with protein MAEKIKVANPVVELDGDEMTRIIWKFIKDKLILPYLDVDIQYFDLGMEHRDATNDQVTIDAANAIRAVGVGIKCATITPDEARVKEFNLKQMWKSPNGTIRNILDGTVFREPIVTSNVPRLVPNWTAPICIGRHAFGDQYRATDFVVKGKGKLTIKFEGENGEVIEHEVYNFKGDGVALAMYNTDESIMGFARACFNQALIKKWPLYLSTKNTILKKYDGRFKDIFEDIYQEEFKAKFDAAGLTYEHRLIDDMVASALKWNGNFVWACKNYDGDVQSDTVAQGFGSLGLMTSTLVTPDGKVMEAEAAHGTVTRHYRDHQAGKPTSTNPIASIFAWTRGLEFRGRLDSNQALIDFCHALEQVCVEVVESGKMTKDLAVCIHGNKVEHGKHYLYTEEFLTALDDALKVKLSK; from the coding sequence ATGGCAGAAAAAATTAAAGTCGCAAATCCTGTCGTAGAACTGGACGGAGATGAGATGACCAGGATCATCTGGAAATTTATTAAAGACAAACTGATACTTCCTTATCTTGACGTTGATATCCAATACTTCGACCTTGGCATGGAGCACCGTGATGCTACCAACGACCAGGTTACTATAGATGCCGCGAACGCGATCAGAGCTGTTGGTGTAGGTATTAAATGTGCTACCATCACTCCTGACGAGGCGCGTGTTAAAGAGTTCAATCTGAAACAGATGTGGAAGTCACCAAACGGTACTATCCGTAACATCCTGGATGGTACAGTTTTCCGTGAGCCAATCGTTACTTCTAATGTACCTCGCCTGGTTCCTAACTGGACCGCTCCTATCTGCATAGGCCGTCACGCTTTCGGTGACCAATACCGCGCTACTGACTTCGTAGTAAAAGGTAAAGGTAAACTGACTATCAAGTTTGAAGGTGAAAATGGTGAAGTGATCGAGCATGAAGTATACAACTTCAAAGGCGATGGCGTAGCACTGGCTATGTACAACACCGACGAATCTATCATGGGCTTTGCACGTGCTTGTTTCAACCAGGCGCTGATCAAAAAATGGCCTTTGTACCTGAGTACCAAGAACACCATCCTGAAGAAATATGATGGTCGTTTCAAAGATATCTTTGAAGACATCTATCAGGAAGAATTCAAAGCGAAATTCGATGCCGCTGGCCTGACTTATGAGCACCGTCTGATCGATGACATGGTGGCAAGCGCACTGAAATGGAATGGTAACTTTGTATGGGCTTGTAAGAACTATGATGGTGATGTACAGTCTGATACTGTTGCTCAAGGTTTTGGTTCACTGGGTCTGATGACTTCTACCCTGGTTACACCAGATGGTAAAGTAATGGAAGCAGAAGCTGCACATGGTACTGTAACCCGTCACTATCGCGATCATCAGGCTGGTAAGCCAACATCTACTAACCCGATTGCATCTATCTTTGCATGGACAAGAGGTCTGGAATTCAGAGGTCGTCTTGATTCTAATCAGGCGCTGATTGATTTCTGTCATGCACTGGAGCAGGTTTGCGTAGAGGTTGTGGAGAGTGGAAAGATGACGAAAGATTTGGCTGTTTGTATTCACGGTAATAAAGTTGAACACGGAAAGCATTATCTTTACACTGAGGAATTCCTGACGGCATTGGATGATGCACTGAAGGTGAAACTCAGTAAATAA
- a CDS encoding L,D-transpeptidase family protein, with the protein MKYKFVRDIVLCLVASFALFSCHQKRELRKREIVRDVKQLGEVIPEQIGERLSYTADNKALEDKVPVHSVPALQYFYELAANQAKWSVDGQLLPAADSMLYFIDHADEVGLPAGIYHRSALDSAMQQLHAATGSDRDAALLAEVDVMMTDAFMKMATHLRYGIAPRDSITLRPDSVMTDTTLVQLLTTALKDNNISGTFHQLEPAYAGYHSLKAALLNFKAKYQSLHWDSLPTAYVDTPAFKQLVLNRLVQTGHVDTANGHGADTALLREGVKAFQHEFNLFEDGQAGKKTVQVMNKSFHDWMIQAAVNLDRWRKWPDSLPHRYIFVNIPGYHMMVWDSGQVILDSRVIVGAPRTRTPLLNSRLSNFVMYPYWRVPFSISIKEMLPAIQKDPHYLAKKNLEVIDRDGNAVNPDSVPWKKFSKNYFPYVLRQMDGLENSLGIMKFNFFNKYAVYLHDTNNRGLFRNAYRAMSHGCVRIQQWDSLAMYLIKDDKRFKRDSVRAWLDKGQKKQIDLSKGIPIYLRYYTAEGRDGQMMFYEDIYGEDKIMKKLMAL; encoded by the coding sequence ATGAAGTATAAGTTTGTAAGGGACATCGTGCTATGTCTTGTAGCATCGTTTGCATTGTTCTCCTGTCATCAGAAACGGGAACTCCGGAAAAGAGAAATAGTGAGGGACGTAAAACAACTGGGTGAGGTGATTCCGGAACAAATAGGTGAGCGACTTAGCTACACGGCTGATAACAAAGCCCTTGAGGATAAAGTACCGGTACACAGCGTACCTGCGTTACAGTACTTTTATGAGCTCGCAGCCAATCAGGCCAAATGGTCTGTAGACGGACAATTGCTGCCGGCTGCAGATTCCATGTTGTATTTCATCGACCACGCTGACGAAGTCGGTTTACCTGCAGGTATCTATCACCGTAGTGCACTGGATTCTGCTATGCAGCAACTCCATGCTGCCACCGGTTCAGACAGGGACGCCGCGTTGCTCGCAGAAGTAGACGTCATGATGACGGATGCATTTATGAAAATGGCTACCCATCTCCGTTATGGTATTGCTCCGCGTGACAGCATCACGCTTCGTCCTGATTCAGTAATGACAGATACCACACTGGTACAGCTGCTCACCACTGCGTTAAAAGACAACAACATTTCCGGCACCTTTCATCAGCTGGAACCAGCTTACGCAGGTTATCATTCTTTGAAAGCCGCTTTGCTGAATTTCAAAGCAAAGTATCAGTCCTTACATTGGGATTCACTGCCTACTGCCTACGTAGATACACCGGCGTTCAAACAACTGGTGTTGAACCGGCTGGTACAGACAGGACATGTGGATACTGCCAATGGACATGGTGCAGATACTGCTTTACTGAGAGAAGGGGTGAAAGCTTTCCAACATGAGTTTAATTTATTTGAAGATGGACAGGCAGGTAAGAAAACCGTCCAGGTTATGAATAAATCATTTCATGACTGGATGATACAGGCTGCTGTAAACCTGGATCGCTGGCGCAAATGGCCGGATTCATTACCGCACCGTTACATCTTTGTAAATATACCGGGTTACCATATGATGGTGTGGGATAGTGGTCAGGTGATCCTCGACTCCCGTGTGATCGTAGGTGCGCCCCGTACCCGTACACCACTCCTGAATTCAAGGTTGTCGAACTTTGTAATGTATCCTTACTGGCGTGTACCGTTCAGTATTTCTATCAAAGAAATGCTGCCTGCTATCCAGAAAGATCCGCATTACTTAGCAAAGAAAAACTTAGAAGTAATAGATAGAGATGGTAATGCTGTGAACCCGGATAGTGTACCGTGGAAGAAGTTCAGTAAAAATTATTTCCCTTATGTACTCAGGCAAATGGATGGTCTGGAAAACTCATTGGGGATTATGAAGTTTAATTTCTTCAATAAATATGCTGTATATCTGCACGATACTAATAACCGTGGTTTATTCAGAAATGCCTACCGGGCTATGAGTCATGGTTGTGTACGTATACAGCAATGGGATAGTCTTGCGATGTATTTAATTAAGGATGATAAACGTTTCAAGCGTGACAGTGTACGTGCCTGGTTAGATAAAGGGCAGAAGAAGCAGATTGATTTGTCAAAAGGCATTCCTATTTATTTACGTTACTACACAGCCGAGGGCAGGGATGGCCAGATGATGTTCTACGAAGATATTTATGGCGAAGACAAGATCATGAAAAAACTAATGGCATTATAA
- a CDS encoding putative porin: MRSLIITFLLLVIMSQVKAQSSSRFSNLGSGGSSSKTTKDSGSTHQVPDTLTITYRRLGEPTDYKIDSSISDFNGPFLRVPANYIYLGNNGSPARPVAFTPRMTAGFDAGFHSFDAYGFNHDNARIYYSNRPYTELNYMIGSQQEQQLGVLHTQNRTDKFNFGFEYQKVYAPGFFRAQTTNHNIYRLTGRYNSKDKRYNATLSYFYNKYANGENGGIRNDDDLDNPRYSQRKTIDVNLGNDASTTSSLFNSTIPVKSSIDQAGFLFMQSYDWGKGDTIHVNDTTDVYKFDPVFRVQYTFKLNTDQIAYLDPTPDTFFYTTHYNWAYSGDTIKAQHNFKTVSNDISLVQFPIRGNQAHFITAGARIENTTGTFLDADIKFSNLALHGEYRNKTRNQKWDFQAIGELYMAGQNSGDYSVSGMLSRYLNPTLGNVRVAFSNVNREPSYVYKYFASNYDSWYNNSLAKENISKIQFTADNPKLKYNLTVNYYIIGNYTYMSNYYTSAQAEAIFNMLEIMFSKKFTWKHWNWYADFTFQQVHGTAPVNIPTFWTRHRIAYENRLFNNLNLMVGVEAKYMTSYYADDYSPVVGQFVYQTTQKVQYHAPDLAAFLHFRIKSFNAFVRTENLNTFFATNNFAGPHYPYNNFQFRLGLRWWFVN; the protein is encoded by the coding sequence ATGCGGTCATTAATTATTACGTTTTTATTGTTGGTCATAATGTCGCAGGTAAAGGCGCAGTCCTCCAGCCGTTTCAGTAACCTGGGCAGCGGTGGTAGTTCCTCCAAGACGACAAAGGATTCCGGCTCTACTCATCAGGTACCGGACACACTGACCATCACTTACCGGAGATTGGGAGAACCTACTGATTATAAAATAGACTCCTCGATTTCCGATTTCAATGGCCCTTTTCTGAGAGTGCCCGCGAACTACATCTACCTGGGTAACAATGGCTCTCCGGCACGCCCGGTAGCTTTCACTCCCCGTATGACGGCAGGTTTCGACGCAGGTTTTCATAGCTTTGATGCCTACGGGTTCAATCACGATAACGCCAGGATCTACTATTCGAACCGTCCGTATACGGAACTGAATTATATGATTGGTAGTCAGCAGGAACAACAGCTGGGCGTACTGCATACCCAGAACCGGACCGACAAGTTCAATTTCGGATTTGAGTACCAGAAGGTCTATGCCCCTGGCTTCTTCCGCGCTCAGACCACGAATCATAACATTTACCGCCTGACTGGACGATACAACTCTAAGGATAAGCGGTACAATGCCACCCTTAGCTACTTCTACAACAAATATGCGAATGGTGAGAACGGTGGTATCAGGAACGATGACGACCTGGATAATCCCCGCTATAGCCAGCGTAAAACCATCGACGTAAACCTGGGTAACGATGCCAGCACTACCAGCAGTCTTTTTAACTCCACCATCCCGGTAAAGAGTTCGATCGACCAGGCAGGCTTCCTCTTCATGCAGTCCTACGACTGGGGAAAAGGGGATACGATCCATGTGAACGATACGACGGATGTATATAAATTCGATCCGGTATTCAGGGTGCAATACACATTCAAACTGAATACAGACCAGATAGCATACCTGGATCCAACACCGGATACGTTCTTCTATACCACGCATTATAACTGGGCATATTCCGGCGATACTATCAAGGCACAGCACAATTTTAAAACGGTCTCCAACGACATTTCGCTGGTGCAGTTCCCTATCAGGGGTAACCAGGCACACTTTATCACAGCAGGAGCGAGGATTGAAAATACCACTGGTACCTTCCTGGATGCGGATATCAAGTTTAGCAACCTGGCCCTGCACGGGGAATACCGCAATAAGACCCGGAACCAGAAATGGGACTTCCAGGCCATAGGTGAATTGTATATGGCGGGTCAGAACAGCGGGGATTATAGTGTGAGTGGTATGCTGAGCAGGTACCTGAATCCTACCTTAGGAAATGTAAGAGTAGCGTTTTCGAATGTGAACAGAGAACCGTCGTATGTGTACAAGTACTTTGCAAGTAACTACGATAGCTGGTATAACAATTCGCTGGCAAAGGAGAATATTTCCAAAATACAGTTCACTGCGGACAATCCGAAGCTGAAGTATAACCTGACCGTGAATTACTACATCATAGGCAACTACACCTATATGAGTAATTACTATACGAGTGCACAGGCAGAGGCGATATTCAATATGCTGGAAATCATGTTCAGCAAAAAGTTCACCTGGAAACACTGGAACTGGTATGCAGATTTCACCTTCCAGCAGGTGCATGGTACGGCACCGGTGAATATTCCAACATTTTGGACCCGTCACCGTATTGCCTACGAAAACCGGCTGTTTAACAACCTGAACCTGATGGTAGGGGTGGAAGCGAAATACATGACATCTTACTATGCAGACGATTATTCTCCGGTAGTCGGTCAATTTGTGTATCAGACTACCCAAAAAGTTCAATATCATGCACCGGACCTGGCTGCTTTCCTGCATTTCCGGATTAAATCATTCAATGCATTTGTCAGAACAGAGAACCTGAATACGTTTTTTGCAACAAATAATTTCGCCGGGCCGCATTATCCTTACAATAACTTCCAATTCAGACTGGGATTACGTTGGTGGTTCGTTAACTAA
- a CDS encoding purine-nucleoside phosphorylase, which yields MSDLLQQIAAASDYIKKIWSLTPEVGIILGSGLGNLAGEISEAIEIPYESIPHFPVSTVEGHRGRLVLGKMNGRPVVAMAGRFHYYEGFSMQQVTFPVRVFKALGVHTLLVSNAAGGMNHAFKVGDLMIIRDHINLQPEHPLRGPNIAELGPRFPDMSEPYSKALIAKAKEIAANNNIPVHTGVYVGVQGPTFETRAEYQYMHKIGGDAVGMSTVPEVIVAMHSGMKVFAMSVITDIGIREEENVITHEEVLEAANAAEPKLTLIFRELISVL from the coding sequence ATGAGTGATCTGTTACAACAAATAGCTGCTGCTTCGGACTATATTAAGAAAATATGGTCCCTGACACCTGAGGTAGGTATTATTTTGGGAAGTGGATTGGGTAACCTGGCAGGCGAAATTTCGGAAGCCATCGAAATTCCTTACGAATCGATTCCACATTTCCCTGTTTCGACAGTCGAAGGGCATCGTGGCCGCCTGGTTTTAGGCAAAATGAATGGTCGTCCCGTGGTAGCTATGGCAGGTCGTTTTCATTATTACGAAGGTTTTTCGATGCAGCAGGTGACCTTTCCGGTAAGGGTTTTCAAGGCACTGGGGGTGCATACCCTGCTGGTATCCAATGCCGCTGGTGGTATGAACCATGCTTTCAAAGTAGGTGACCTCATGATTATCCGTGATCATATCAACCTGCAGCCGGAACATCCCCTGCGTGGCCCAAATATTGCTGAATTAGGTCCAAGGTTCCCTGATATGAGCGAGCCATATTCCAAAGCGTTGATCGCCAAGGCAAAGGAAATTGCTGCAAACAATAACATTCCTGTTCACACAGGTGTATACGTTGGTGTACAAGGCCCTACCTTTGAAACCAGGGCTGAATATCAATATATGCACAAAATCGGAGGCGATGCTGTAGGTATGAGTACCGTACCCGAAGTGATCGTGGCCATGCACAGTGGTATGAAGGTATTTGCCATGAGCGTGATCACTGATATTGGTATCCGGGAAGAGGAAAATGTGATCACTCACGAAGAAGTGCTGGAAGCAGCGAATGCAGCAGAGCCGAAATTAACACTTATTTTCAGGGAACTGATCAGCGTGTTATAA
- the sucC gene encoding ADP-forming succinate--CoA ligase subunit beta, translating into MNLHEYQAKELLKKYNVPVQEGIPVDTPEAAAEAYKQLKVQYGNEFAVVKAQIHAGGRGKGTIRGKDQRGVAVGKNAEDVKTIAGNILGGTLVTIQTGEAGKLVNKVLVAQDVYYPGPNPIKELYLSILLDRAKGKNVIMYSTEGGMDIEEVAHKTPEKIFKELVEPNTTLQPFQARKIAFNFGLSGEAFKNMVKFVTNLYNAYVGLDAAMLEINPLFKTSDEKIIAVDCKLGLDDNALMRHADLEALRDISEEDPTEVEAGKYNLNFVKLDGNVGCMVNGAGLAMATMDMIKLSGGEPANFLDVGGTANATTVEAGFRIILKDPKVKAILINIFGGIVRCDRVAQGVIDAYKSIGNITVPIIVRLQGTNAEEAKKLIEESGLTVQSAILLSEAAALVNKAVS; encoded by the coding sequence ATGAACTTACATGAATACCAGGCTAAAGAACTGTTGAAGAAATACAATGTTCCGGTACAGGAAGGGATTCCGGTTGATACTCCGGAAGCGGCGGCTGAAGCGTACAAACAATTGAAGGTACAGTATGGTAATGAGTTTGCAGTGGTGAAGGCACAGATACATGCCGGTGGACGCGGTAAAGGAACCATTCGTGGTAAAGACCAGCGTGGTGTTGCTGTTGGTAAAAATGCGGAAGACGTAAAAACAATTGCCGGAAATATCCTTGGCGGCACCCTGGTAACCATCCAGACCGGAGAGGCCGGCAAACTGGTAAATAAAGTATTGGTGGCGCAGGACGTTTATTATCCTGGTCCTAACCCAATTAAAGAATTATACCTCTCTATCCTGCTGGATCGTGCAAAAGGTAAGAACGTGATCATGTACTCCACAGAAGGTGGTATGGACATCGAAGAGGTTGCTCACAAAACTCCTGAGAAGATCTTTAAGGAACTGGTTGAGCCAAACACTACCCTGCAGCCTTTCCAGGCTAGAAAAATCGCTTTCAACTTCGGTCTGAGCGGTGAAGCTTTCAAAAATATGGTGAAGTTTGTAACCAACCTGTACAATGCGTACGTAGGTCTGGATGCAGCTATGCTGGAAATCAACCCACTGTTCAAAACCAGCGATGAAAAGATCATTGCTGTTGACTGTAAATTAGGCCTGGATGACAACGCACTGATGCGTCATGCTGATCTGGAAGCACTGCGTGATATTTCTGAAGAAGATCCTACAGAAGTTGAAGCAGGTAAGTACAACCTGAACTTCGTGAAACTGGATGGTAACGTAGGTTGTATGGTGAATGGTGCTGGTCTGGCTATGGCGACTATGGATATGATCAAGCTGAGTGGTGGTGAGCCTGCAAACTTCCTGGACGTAGGGGGTACTGCAAATGCAACAACTGTAGAAGCTGGTTTCCGTATCATTCTGAAAGATCCTAAGGTAAAAGCAATCCTGATCAATATCTTCGGTGGTATCGTTCGTTGTGATCGTGTTGCACAGGGTGTAATCGATGCGTACAAATCAATTGGTAACATCACAGTTCCTATCATTGTACGTTTACAGGGTACTAACGCTGAAGAAGCGAAGAAACTGATTGAAGAAAGTGGTTTGACTGTACAGTCAGCTATTTTGCTGAGCGAAGCTGCTGCGCTGGTGAATAAGGCGGTGAGTTAA
- a CDS encoding DUF4407 domain-containing protein, producing MKRIGDFFLFCSGAHVPLLRRAPTETNKYGGIGATIFFTGLLAAFSGGYALWSVFGQLWSTLLFGLIWGLMIFNLDRYIVSGMKKRNKFSSEFLMALPRIVLAILIAIVISKPLELQVFGKEIRQELIVMEQQVFKTQEDNVLARYKQRMTELNGEIALLEHGIQTQALRRDTLQKIAQEEADGTGGSRVKNLGPIYKAKKADADSAGMALQKITAENGALIASKRQELAGIDSTFKATVAQLDRTHIDGLASQLDALGHLTERSIPVRWANWFITLLFITIETAPVFVKLISPRGPYDDLLEAHEHAFIIHRKETIEKREREYENRMMVVR from the coding sequence ATGAAACGCATTGGCGATTTCTTCCTGTTCTGCTCCGGTGCACACGTGCCCTTACTTCGGCGTGCACCTACGGAAACCAACAAATACGGAGGCATTGGGGCAACTATTTTCTTTACGGGTTTGCTGGCGGCCTTCTCCGGAGGCTATGCACTATGGAGTGTATTCGGTCAGCTTTGGTCTACCCTATTGTTCGGACTGATCTGGGGCCTGATGATCTTTAACTTAGACAGGTACATCGTATCGGGTATGAAAAAGCGTAACAAATTCAGCAGTGAGTTTTTAATGGCATTACCCCGTATCGTATTGGCTATCTTAATCGCGATCGTGATTTCAAAACCACTGGAACTACAGGTCTTTGGCAAGGAAATCAGGCAGGAACTCATCGTCATGGAACAACAGGTGTTCAAAACCCAGGAGGACAATGTGCTTGCCCGCTACAAACAACGCATGACTGAGCTGAATGGGGAAATCGCTCTTCTGGAACACGGCATTCAAACACAGGCGCTCCGCAGAGATACCCTGCAAAAAATTGCCCAGGAAGAAGCAGATGGTACCGGTGGCTCACGTGTTAAAAACCTTGGTCCTATCTACAAAGCCAAGAAAGCAGATGCTGACAGCGCAGGCATGGCACTGCAAAAGATCACCGCAGAAAACGGCGCGCTCATTGCCAGCAAAAGACAGGAACTGGCAGGTATCGATTCTACTTTCAAAGCAACAGTAGCACAACTGGACCGCACACACATCGATGGTCTCGCTTCTCAGCTGGATGCACTTGGTCATCTCACAGAAAGGAGTATCCCTGTCAGGTGGGCGAACTGGTTTATCACCTTATTGTTCATCACCATCGAAACAGCACCGGTATTTGTAAAACTCATCTCTCCCCGCGGACCATACGATGATCTGCTGGAGGCACATGAACATGCGTTCATCATTCACAGAAAAGAGACAATTGAAAAAAGAGAAAGAGAGTATGAAAACAGGATGATGGTGGTACGCTAA
- a CDS encoding SprT-like domain-containing protein — translation MKHEHPLQALSAYLPEGTFEQVLTYIQEFKVHLTITRERASILGDYRHPDSRGGHRISINGNLNKYAFLITLLHEMAHLTTFNLYGNRVSSHGKEWKHQFSNILRQFVGKGYLPPDVEGALRQSIQNPAASSCADDDLMRVLTRYDRRKENHYLVEQLPLDQLFKTKDGRIFRKGEKVRKRYRCEEVATKRMYLFSPVYEVEIIAA, via the coding sequence GTGAAGCACGAACATCCCCTGCAAGCATTATCGGCTTACCTGCCCGAGGGAACCTTTGAGCAGGTGCTGACTTATATCCAGGAATTTAAGGTACACCTGACTATTACCCGCGAAAGGGCCAGTATACTGGGTGACTACCGGCATCCCGATTCCCGGGGCGGGCACCGCATCAGTATCAACGGCAACCTGAATAAGTACGCATTTCTTATTACTTTATTGCATGAAATGGCACACCTGACTACCTTCAATTTGTACGGTAACCGGGTGTCTTCGCATGGAAAGGAGTGGAAGCACCAGTTTTCAAATATTCTCAGACAGTTTGTGGGAAAAGGGTATCTGCCACCTGATGTGGAGGGAGCCCTGAGGCAGAGTATACAGAATCCTGCTGCCAGCTCGTGTGCGGATGATGACTTAATGCGGGTGCTGACCAGGTATGATCGCCGGAAGGAGAATCATTACCTGGTGGAGCAGTTGCCGCTGGATCAATTGTTCAAAACAAAGGATGGAAGGATATTCCGAAAAGGTGAAAAAGTCAGAAAGCGCTATCGTTGTGAAGAAGTAGCGACTAAAAGAATGTATTTGTTCAGCCCTGTTTACGAGGTGGAGATCATCGCTGCTTAG
- a CDS encoding AtpZ/AtpI family protein, whose product MENPLSQKKLPKKLPKKPNQLYRYAGLAFQMMASLGLAVFAGYKLDQRTGWRIPVFMIIFSLLALAVILWQIIKDTRRND is encoded by the coding sequence ATGGAAAATCCGTTGTCACAGAAAAAGCTTCCGAAAAAGCTCCCGAAAAAGCCTAATCAACTCTATCGGTATGCTGGACTTGCATTTCAGATGATGGCCTCCCTTGGATTGGCCGTATTTGCCGGTTATAAACTTGACCAGCGAACGGGATGGCGTATTCCTGTTTTCATGATCATTTTTTCTTTACTGGCATTAGCGGTAATTTTGTGGCAAATCATCAAAGATACCCGCAGGAATGACTGA
- a CDS encoding bactofilin family protein, which produces MFSNNNRNTRSESKTVMPTSNVNIIGSGTSIQGDIVCEGDIRIDGQVNGLVSTKAKIVVGPEGEITGDLICNSADILGKVTGIVKVEDLLFLKGNALVKGDLYTAHFEMEPTAKFNGRCYMEPEDVAAVANQKEKHGKSVVTEKASEKAPEKA; this is translated from the coding sequence ATGTTTAGCAACAACAACCGCAACACAAGAAGCGAGAGCAAAACAGTAATGCCTACTTCCAATGTAAACATTATTGGTAGTGGTACTTCTATTCAGGGAGATATCGTATGCGAAGGGGACATTCGTATTGACGGCCAGGTAAACGGTCTGGTTTCTACAAAAGCTAAGATTGTCGTAGGACCAGAAGGTGAAATCACCGGTGATCTCATTTGTAACAGTGCAGACATTCTCGGAAAGGTAACAGGTATCGTCAAGGTAGAAGACCTGCTGTTCCTGAAAGGTAATGCACTTGTAAAAGGAGATTTATACACTGCCCATTTTGAAATGGAACCAACTGCTAAGTTCAATGGCCGTTGCTATATGGAGCCAGAAGACGTAGCAGCAGTAGCTAACCAGAAAGAAAAGCATGGAAAATCCGTTGTCACAGAAAAAGCTTCCGAAAAAGCTCCCGAAAAAGCCTAA